Proteins encoded within one genomic window of uncultured Desulfobacter sp.:
- a CDS encoding transposase, translating to MCCNSDNQDGRVTFMYIDGKTKEMCRRTLKGEEFLHLILLHVLPRGFRRARDYGFLHGNAKKLLFLVQMILHVRIMAIVLRPRPVFKCPHCGKPMKILGIKPVGTG from the coding sequence TTGTGTTGCAATTCCGACAATCAGGACGGCCGGGTTACCTTCATGTATATTGACGGTAAAACCAAAGAGATGTGCAGGCGAACCCTTAAAGGAGAGGAGTTTCTGCACCTGATCCTGCTTCATGTGTTGCCCAGGGGATTTCGTAGGGCAAGAGATTACGGCTTTCTTCACGGGAATGCCAAGAAATTGCTCTTCCTAGTACAGATGATTCTCCACGTTCGGATTATGGCAATAGTGCTTCGGCCAAGGCCTGTTTTTAAATGCCCCCATTGCGGGAAGCCTATGAAAATCCTCGGAATAAAGCCTGTCGGTACAGGATAG
- a CDS encoding transposase zinc-binding domain-containing protein — protein sequence MRFSHIIEEYYDAFLTRYGDTALPEQIKALNAIVSCRTPDAGQIYTVCPDCNHTQLHPLSCGNRNCPHCQNHETSQWIDRQQNKQLPVQYFMVTFTLPCQFREVAYRNQRTVYSLMFSCVSSTLKEFGLNPRHLGAQIGMTMVLHTHSRRLDFHPHIHVVVPGGGVDPSRRQWKKKKGKYLFNRKALAKVFRARFLNGLNKENLPIPKGARSKWIVDCARVGTGMSALKYLSRYLYRGVISERDIIANHGFANLKLTPLRAK from the coding sequence ATGCGATTTTCTCATATCATTGAAGAATATTATGATGCATTTCTGACTCGTTACGGGGATACGGCATTGCCAGAACAGATCAAAGCCTTAAACGCCATAGTTAGTTGCCGTACACCAGACGCCGGGCAGATTTATACGGTCTGTCCAGACTGCAATCATACACAACTGCATCCACTGTCCTGTGGAAACCGCAATTGTCCCCATTGTCAAAACCATGAGACAAGCCAATGGATTGACCGGCAGCAAAATAAACAGCTTCCCGTCCAGTATTTCATGGTAACTTTTACCTTGCCCTGTCAGTTCAGGGAAGTTGCATACCGGAATCAACGGACAGTTTATTCTCTGATGTTTTCATGTGTATCCAGCACGTTGAAAGAATTTGGGCTAAATCCCCGGCACCTTGGGGCCCAAATCGGTATGACCATGGTTCTTCACACTCATAGCAGAAGATTGGATTTTCACCCGCATATTCATGTAGTTGTTCCAGGTGGCGGTGTTGACCCATCCAGGCGGCAATGGAAAAAGAAAAAAGGCAAGTATTTGTTTAATCGAAAAGCCCTGGCCAAAGTTTTTCGGGCACGTTTCCTGAACGGATTGAATAAAGAGAATTTGCCAATTCCCAAAGGTGCTCGTTCCAAATGGATTGTCGATTGTGCCAGGGTCGGAACCGGCATGTCTGCCCTGAAGTACCTGTCCAGATATTTATACCGGGGAGTGATCAGCGAACGTGATATCATTGCCAATCATGGTTTTGCTAACCTAAAATTGACCCCTTTGAGGGCCAAATGA
- the istB gene encoding IS21-like element helper ATPase IstB: MNPAVQAVLTQHLKTLKLSTMEKELEGQIRQAHEAACGYDEFLLNLVEAEVQIRQENGRKRRLKEARFPMQKPLETFDFEAAPDLDARLIKELSTGTFIKEARNIILIGKSGAGKTHLATSIGMEACRYGHRVRFITGCGLANELTEAREQQALGRMIKRYAGYGLLILDELGYVPFSKIGAELLFQVLTERHERRSIIITTNLGFGDWTQVFGDANLTAALLDRVTHRAHIIQCNWDSYRLKQTLKSRG, encoded by the coding sequence ATGAACCCAGCAGTCCAGGCAGTCCTCACACAGCACTTAAAAACGCTGAAGCTCTCGACGATGGAAAAAGAGTTGGAAGGTCAGATCCGGCAGGCGCATGAGGCGGCCTGCGGCTACGATGAGTTTTTATTGAATCTTGTTGAAGCGGAAGTTCAAATACGGCAGGAAAACGGTCGCAAGCGACGTCTCAAGGAAGCCAGGTTCCCGATGCAGAAACCGCTTGAAACATTTGATTTTGAGGCTGCCCCTGATTTGGACGCCCGGTTGATCAAAGAACTTTCAACAGGGACATTCATTAAAGAAGCCCGGAATATAATTTTGATAGGTAAAAGCGGAGCCGGTAAAACCCATCTGGCAACCAGCATCGGGATGGAAGCCTGCCGGTATGGACATCGAGTTCGTTTTATTACTGGTTGTGGGCTTGCAAACGAACTGACGGAGGCCAGGGAACAACAGGCTCTGGGTAGAATGATAAAACGATATGCCGGTTATGGGCTGTTGATTCTTGATGAATTGGGGTACGTCCCGTTCAGTAAAATCGGCGCTGAATTATTGTTCCAAGTCCTTACCGAGCGCCATGAAAGACGTTCGATCATCATCACTACCAATCTTGGTTTTGGTGATTGGACGCAGGTGTTTGGCGATGCAAATCTTACCGCTGCTCTGCTGGATCGTGTCACTCACCGGGCTCACATTATTCAATGTAACTGGGACAGTTATCGACTTAAACAGACTTTAAAATCGAGAGGATAA
- the istA gene encoding IS21 family transposase, which yields MLKVDQYDYIRTAHRVYGKAIKELARETGHSKNTIKKILKQEYIGYKQRSKQPYPVLGPYIQEIDRWLGDDKDKPYKQRHTATRIYHRLKSELEYSGGETTVRRYVREAKLRLGLTNQQAFIPSDPTTAQEAEVDWGNCQAVIAGEPVKLKLFCIRSKCSGKHFVRCYPCERQQALFDAHIQAFSFFGGVFPVLIYDNLTTVVQKVFKGKKRHLQESYNRFKAYYNFDPRFCNPGQGHEKGGIEGLVGYARRNYMVPIPHADSLDELNTRLLDDCMAYGEHRIAGQTQSVNELFESEKQVLLPLPTTSFSNVETFMVRVNKYATVIIDKNRYSVPTRYAYMRVQAIVEIDQVIIYWSGRKISTHHRLYGNNKWSLKPEHYLELIRQRPQSFDTARPILQWRDQWPDCLEKLLEHFRRKNGVTKGTREFVTVLMLYEKYAVDKIEAAVKEALKSNVGCSNALKQILHSQNISMESQFDPLSNWETLPPADISAYEQLGGIL from the coding sequence ATGCTTAAAGTGGATCAGTATGATTACATCCGAACAGCTCACCGTGTTTATGGAAAGGCCATTAAAGAGCTTGCCAGAGAAACCGGCCATTCAAAAAACACCATAAAAAAAATTTTAAAGCAGGAATACATTGGCTACAAGCAACGATCTAAACAGCCATATCCCGTTCTTGGTCCTTATATCCAGGAGATAGACCGCTGGCTTGGCGATGACAAGGACAAGCCATACAAACAGCGACATACAGCAACCCGGATATACCATCGTCTGAAATCGGAACTCGAGTATTCCGGTGGAGAGACGACGGTTCGCCGTTATGTGCGTGAGGCAAAGCTGAGGCTGGGTTTAACGAATCAGCAGGCATTTATCCCATCAGATCCGACGACTGCCCAGGAAGCCGAGGTAGACTGGGGAAACTGTCAGGCAGTTATTGCCGGCGAACCCGTGAAGCTGAAATTATTTTGCATACGTTCAAAATGTTCGGGCAAACACTTTGTTCGCTGTTATCCCTGTGAAAGGCAGCAAGCTTTATTTGACGCTCATATCCAGGCCTTTTCATTTTTTGGAGGCGTGTTCCCAGTTCTTATCTATGACAATCTGACAACAGTCGTACAAAAGGTATTTAAAGGAAAAAAACGTCATCTTCAGGAATCTTATAATCGGTTCAAGGCCTATTACAACTTCGATCCAAGGTTTTGCAATCCCGGCCAGGGCCATGAAAAAGGTGGGATTGAAGGCCTGGTCGGCTACGCTCGAAGAAATTATATGGTTCCTATCCCACATGCTGACAGCCTGGACGAATTGAACACGCGCCTCCTCGATGATTGCATGGCCTATGGAGAGCATCGCATCGCCGGTCAAACACAAAGCGTCAATGAATTGTTTGAATCAGAAAAGCAGGTATTGCTGCCATTGCCGACAACATCGTTCAGTAACGTTGAGACGTTCATGGTCAGGGTAAACAAATATGCCACCGTTATTATTGACAAGAACCGGTATTCTGTCCCGACGCGCTATGCTTACATGAGAGTGCAGGCGATAGTAGAGATAGACCAGGTGATCATTTATTGGAGCGGCAGAAAAATAAGCACCCATCATCGGTTATATGGAAATAATAAGTGGAGTTTAAAACCGGAACATTATCTGGAGTTGATTCGTCAGCGTCCACAATCATTTGATACCGCCCGGCCAATTTTACAATGGCGTGATCAATGGCCGGATTGCCTGGAAAAGTTATTAGAACATTTTCGCCGGAAAAACGGTGTAACCAAAGGTACCCGGGAATTTGTCACCGTGCTGATGCTGTACGAAAAATATGCTGTCGACAAGATCGAAGCAGCCGTAAAGGAAGCACTGAAAAGCAATGTCGGCTGCAGCAATGCTCTCAAGCAGATTTTACACAGTCAAAACATCTCTATGGAGTCCCAATTTGATCCTTTGTCGAACTGGGAGACACTGCCCCCTGCTGACATCTCGGCATACGAACAGCTTGGAGGTATCTTATGA